A stretch of the Festucalex cinctus isolate MCC-2025b chromosome 20, RoL_Fcin_1.0, whole genome shotgun sequence genome encodes the following:
- the tmem108 gene encoding uncharacterized protein tmem108 — translation MKASLQVLRCQLLSVVAFLALPVGLASSAYAAPQRDSVAMATATLSTPRPDWQREGSSSGEWSPKGDDVALHSTRASGLRGGPLREAPARHAITLREAPADASEPPTEQLAPAESVTPAGANQTSATPTSQELGLRPTGGAANRTIVTNDSAGALTLPPPRPNATDGDASPASTSVAPEMAWTDSGSSFLNRQEPATTRDPWGADNSSGPGLDSSSPPPPSSRVAVCLSRVDIVWIVLAISVPVSTCSVLLTVCCMRRRKKSSSQENNLSYWNNAITMDYFSRHAVELPREIHTLESEEHDSCLPPNGDYGVSSVVLVNPFCQETLFINRDKASDI, via the exons gTGTAGTCGCCTTCCTCGCGCTGCCAGTCGGACTGGCGTCGTCCGCATACGCCGCCCCTCAACGGGACtctgtcgccatggcaaccgcCACCCTCAGCACTCCCCGCCCGGACTGGCAGCGGGAAGGCTCCAGCAGTGGCGAATGGTCGCCCAAAGGTGACGACGTCGCCCTCCACTCCACCCGAGCCTCCGGCCTGCGTGGTGGGCCCCTCAGGGAAGCCCCGGCCCGCCACGCCATCACCTTGAGGGAGGCGCCCGCCGACGCGAGCGAGCCCCCCACCGAGCAGCTGGCGCCGGCCGAGTCCGTCACCCCCGCCGGGGCCAACCAGACCTCTgccacgcccacttcccaaGAACTCGGCCTCCGTCCTACGGGTGGCGCCGCCAATCGCACCATCGTCACCAACGACAGCGCCGGGGCGCTGACGCTCCCGCCCCCCCGGCCCAACGCCACGGACGGCGACGCCTCCCCGGCAAGCACGTCCGTTGCCCCGGAGATGGCGTGGACGGACAGCGGCAGCAGCTTCCTCAACAGGCAGGAGCCGGCGACCACGCGGGACCCCTGGGGGGCCGACAACAGCTCGGGGCCCGGCCTGGACTcgtcgtcgccgccgccgccatcgtCGCGTGTGGCCGTCTGCCTGAGTCGCGTGGATATCGTGTGGATCGTGCTGGCCATCAGCGTGCCCGTGTCCACCTGCT CCGTCCTGCTGACGGTGTGCTGCATGAGACGCAGGAAGAAGTCGTCGAGCCAGGAGAACAACCTGAGCTACTGGAACAACGCCATCACCATGGACTACTTCAGCCGGCACGCCGTCGAGTTGCCGCGAGAGATCCACACGCTGGAGAGCGAG GAGCACGACAGCTGCCTGCCGCCAAACGGCGACTACGGTGTGAGCAGCGTGGTCCTGGTCAACCCCTTCTGCCAGGAGACCCTCTTCATCAACAGAGACAAAGCCTCGGACATCTAG